The window ATTCCGCCTGTCCAGCTTTCAAGGTTGAGAATCGCTAGCACCTCCAATATCACCAGCGGTACCTGCGGCAGTCGTTGGAGCATCTGAGTCGTCTCCTGACGTGTCGCCAAGAGGTTCCGAGgtggcggcgtcttccgcggacgcggcctgTCCGGCAGCTCCCGCACCATCACCTGAGGGGGGGCCCTCTGCCAACTCCGAGTCTCCTTGACTGCTGTACTGCAGCGGTGACCGCTGTATTTCTTCTACAAGTTGGGCCATCTCGGGACTGGTCAGCGCCTGCATGGGACTCACCCGTTTGGAGCGCGAATGGTGGATGAAGCCGCGGATCAGGCGTACAACGTACGATGGCGGCGCAACGCCCCGAAACGGCGGTTCCTGTTCTCCTTCGGTGGGTAGGACGTTAATAACCGATATATCCCACAGCTCGAGTAAAACTGACCCGAGGCTCGTGACATCAGTCTCCATGGTCGCGGATGGGCATCTTTTAGCCGCGCGAGTcttcccgctcgcctccttcatGCAACTGAAATCGGCGAGAAACAGACGCCCATCCCTCATCACCAAAAAATTTTGTGCTTGGACATTGCCGTGCACGACTCCTTGACTTTGGAGGTTGGCCACCAGCCGTATTAGTTGATGCGTCAGTTGCAGGCGGGCAGATAAAGCGAAATCGCCATACCGGAAGAAAAGGCGATACAGTGCATCCGTGACTGTCTTCAGGTCCGTATACGCTCTGGGCATCAACATGAATGCATTCCCAAGCAAGGCCTGCGAGCCCTGGAGAGCGACAGTGAACGTATTCCTGTTAGGAAACTCCATCACATCGCTGGCGACCAAGAATCGAAGACGGTCTTGAGCTTCACTGGGGTCCTTGATTGTGCTGAACATCTCACTTGAGCGACCCTCCCTCATCACATCCTTTTGTGATATCTCAAAAGGTGGGCTGCGTGCCACAGGTGCTTTAACGGCGAACGCCTCTCCCGTGTCCTCGTCGGATGCCGTGAACACCATACTGGAGCCTCCTTCTCCGAACACTGGACcccggcggagccgccgtgTCGCGCGCGTCAACACCGACACCAGTTCCACAACAGTATCCTGTGGCCACAACGTTTCTCCAAGCAAATTGTCCAAATTGTTGTATGCTTGCACGGGGCGTTTGTCTTCCTGGATGACGTCCGATATCTTCGTCAAAAGGTGCTCGGCAATGGCATCTCCTGGTTCTACGCCACGAAACAGCGCCGGGTTGGATTCGAGGTCTTGCCCCAGTCCTCCGACTCCCTCCTCAGCGGCAGAGTCACGTCCCTGTAACCGGGGTCTTCTGAACCGCCCAAACACCCGGGACATGATCCGAGAGGCATGGCGCCCAATAAATCTCCTGGCCCGCCGCAGGTGCTGTAGCAGCATAGCGGCGTAGGACGCTCGTGCACGTGGCTGTGACTCGGAAGCCGCACGCGTGGCTCTGGACTTCCTAGTGCCTAGACCCAGCCGCCTGCGAATCCTTGAAAAAAGCGAATGACACTGGCTTGGCTCAGTGGCCAAAGCACCGTCGAAGCGCGAATACTCAATTAATGAGGTCCCGGCTTCAGTGTCGTCCTCTCCTCGTGTGAACGGACCGCGTCTGGCAGGTGGCGCAGAAGCATCATTTTAACGGTAGATCACATGTTGGCCTCCAAGCAGGAGTATGTCAGCAACACACCGGCTCAGAGAGCATTCCACACGAGCGGGCGGTCGGCGTCACTGCGGGCATGGCGTTGTGTTTTCGGCTGCCTTGGCGTCGCAGAGCAAGGGGGTTGCAACAATTGTTAGCTGCTTTTACTCTCGATGGCCAACTCCCTCATATTCCTTGGGGACTTGGCCGCCACTACGAGTTGCTGCTCTCGGCTCGCGGTAGACTTTGTTTCGTTTCAGGGCATCGAACCCACGTGCCTGTCGCTTCTGCATGATTGTGGGCAGTAAACTAGCACCCGGTAGAGGCAGGACGACATGTGGAGAAGCAAGCACGTGTCTCGGCCGCCACGCATACTTTGTCCTGAGACAAGGGAGCTGCATCGCAATTCCCGACGGCATCTCTGTGCGTCAGCGGTGCATGTCCGACAGTCGCCCCACAGGAGGCTCCTGAGCAGCGAATCCCTACTTTAATCCTGTGGGGTGAGGGAGCCCGCGTAGCGCGGTGGTTTGAGCTGCGATACCATTCTCTTACGACTGTGTGGGTCCACGCCGCCTGATGCGAGAGGCCGAATCAATTAATACATCGCCAAGCGTCCGGCAGATTCACTCCATATCACCCTACGACGCCTGTGACTTATTATGCCACACCCTGAAGGTGAGAGCCGCGTAGACACGCACGGTCCTCAGACAAGCCAGCTGTGCGGTGCACTGCCGACAGCTCCGCTCTCGGAGAAGCTTGCATGTGCCCctgctcgcgggcgctggccTCATCACTATGAACCACGGGGAACCCGCTGTAATGTAAACGGCGCGAGTTGTGGCACGCGGCGGGAGCGCCTGGCGTGCACGTCTACGCCGTCAGTCCACAAGTGTTGAAATGCCATTTGCTCCCTTAGAGGGCTCAAGCATTTCTGTAAACCCTAGACCGGCGTCCATGTCCTGCTTACGTCGGCCTTCGCAACCTGCAGGGTCGCTTTTACATGTGCGGAAAATACCGAGCACGATGCACATGCACGCTGCCTTAAAGACCCGTATTTTCGACAACACGATTCAAGGTGGCGCGTGTTGATCTCGTTTGAGACTGCGTGCATGTGTTTCACGGGCAATCCTAACGCACAAAAGTTTACGTGCAATGCACTGCGGGGTATTTCGCCTTTTGAATGAACGACTCTGTTATCTGGTGGAACTCACGTCACCATCATGCATGTCATTGACACTCATCACGAGCATCTCACCGAGAGCCAGGGACTCAGCGATGAGAACGTTTCGGCATGGAGAAAAAAAGTCATTTCATGGTTGCACACTTGTGCATGCGGCCTCCCCCGAATCGAATAGTTATAACAGGATGTGTTGTAGCACACCTGAACGACCGACGCTGTTTTGCCAGGTACCTGAACTGCAGTAGCAGCCACATTCCGCCTGTCCAGCTTTCAAGGTTGAGAATCGCTAGCACCTCCAATATCACCAGCGGTACCTGCGGCAGTCGTTGGAGCATCTGAGTCGTCTCCTGACGTGTCGCCAAGAGGTTCCGAGgtggcggcgtcttccgcggacgcggcctgTCCGGCAGCTCCCGCACCATCACCTGAGGGGGGGCCCTCTGCCAACTCCGAGTCTCCTTGACTGCTGTACTGCAGCGGTGACCGCTGTATTTCTTCTACAAGTTGGGCCATCTCGGGACTGGTCAGCGCCTGCATGGGACTCACCCGTTTGGAGCGCGAATGGTGGATGAAGCCGCGGATCAGGCGTACAACGTACGATGGCGGCGCAACGCCCCGAAACGGCGGTTCCTGTTCTCCTTCGGTGGGTAGGACGTTAATAACCGATATATCCCACAGCTCGAGTAAAACTGACCCGAGGCTCGTGACATCAGTCTCCATGGTCGCGGATGGGCATCTTTTAGCCGCGCGAGTcttcccgctcgcctccttcatGCAACTGAAATCGGCGAGAAACAGACGCCCATCCCTCATCACCAAAAAATTTTGTGCTTGGACATTGCCGTGCACGACTCCTTGACTTTGGAGGTTGGCCACCAGCCGTATTAGTTGATGCGTCAGTTGCAGGCGGGCAGATAAAGCGAAATCGCCATACCGGAAGAAAAGGCGATACAGTGCATCCGTGACTGTCTTCAGGTCCGTATACGCTCTGGGCATCAACATGAATGCATTCCCAAGCAAGGCCTGCGAGCCCTGGAGAGCGACAGTGAACGTATTCCTGTTAGGAAACTCCATCACATCGCTGGCGACCAAGAATCGAAGACGGTCTTGAGCTTCACTGGGGTCCTTGATTGTGCTGAACATCTCACTTGAGCGACCCTCCCTCATCACATCCTTTTGTGATATCTCAAAAGGTGGGCTGCGTGCCACAGGTGCTTTAACGGCGAACGCCTCTCCCGTGTCCTCGTCGGATGCCGTGAACACCATACTGGAGCCTCCTTCTCCGAACACTGGACcccggcggagccgccgtgTCGCGCGCGTCAACACCGACACCAGTTCCACAACAGTATCCTGTGGCCACAACGTTTCTCCAAGCAAATTGTCCAAATTGTTGTATGCTTGCACGGGGCGTTTGTCTTCCTGGATGACGTCCGATATCTTCGTCAAAAGGTGCTCGGCAATGGCATCTCCTGGTTCTACGCCACGAAACAGCGCCGGGTTGGATTCGAGGTCTTGCCCCAGTCCTCCGACTCCCTCCTCAGCGGCAGAGTCACGTCCCTGTAACCGGGGTCTTCTGAACCGCCCAAACACCCGGGACATGATCCGAGAGGCATGGCGCCCAATAAATCTCCTGGCCCGCCGCAGGTGCTGTAGCAGCCTAGCGGCGTAGGACGCTCGTGCACGTGGCTGTGACTCGGAAGCCGCACGCGTGGCTCTGGACTTCCTAGTGCCTAGACCCAGCCGCCTGCGAATCCTTGAAAAAAGCGAATGACACTGGCTTGGCTCAGTGGCCAAAGCACCGTCGAAGCGCGAATACTCAATTAATGAGGTCCCGGCTTCAGTGTCGTCCTCTCCTCGTGTGAACGGACCGCGTCTGGCAGGTGGCGCAGAAGCATCATTTTAACGGTAGATCACATGTTGGCCTCCAAGCAGGAGTATGTCAGCAACACACCGGCTCAGAGAGCATTCCACACGAGCGGGCGGTCGGCGTCACTGCGGGCATGGCGTTGTGTTTTCGGCTGCCTTGGCGTCGCAGAGCAAGGGGGTTGCAACAATTGTTAGCTGCTTTTACTCTCGATGGCCAACTCCCTCATATTCCTTGGGGACTTGGCCGCCACTACGAGTTGCTGCTCTCGGCTCGCGGTAGACTTTGTTTCGTTTCAGGGCATCGAACCCACGTGCCTGTCGCTTCTGCATGATTGTGGGCAGTAAACTAGCACCCGGTAGAGGCAGGACGACATGTGGAGAAGCAAGCACGTGTCTCGGCCGCCACGCATACTTTGTCCTGAGACAAGGGAGCTGCATCGCAATTCCCGACGGCATCTCTGTGCGTCAGCGGTGCATGTCCGACAGTCGCCCCACAGGAGGCTCCTGAGCAGCGAATCCCTACTTTAATCCTGTGGGGTGAGGGAGCCCGCGTAGCGCGGTGGTTTGAGCTGCGATACCATTCTCTTACGACCGTGTGGGTCCACGCCGCCTGATGCGAGAGGCCGAATCAATTAATACATCGCCAAGCGTCCGGCAGATTCACTCCATATCACCCTACGACGCCTGTGACTTATTATGCCACACCCTGAAGGTGAGAGCCGCGTAGACACGCACGGTCCTCAGACAAGCCAGCTGTGCGGTGCACTGCCGACAGCTCCGCTCTCGGAGAAGCTTGCATGTGCCCctgctcgcgggcgctggccTCATCACTATGAACCACGGGGAACCCGCTGTAATGTAAACGGCGCGAGTTGTGGCACGCGGCGGGAGCGCCTGGCGTGCACGTCTACGCCGTCAGTCCACAAGTGTTGAAATGCCATTTGCTCCCTTAGAGGGCTCAAGCATTTCTGTAAACCCTAGACCGGCGTCCATGTCCTGCTTACGTCGGCCTTCGCAACCTGCAGGGTCGCTTTTACATGTGCGGAAAATACCGAGCACGATGCACATGCACGCTGCCTTAAAGACCCGTATTTTCGACAACACGATTCAAGGTGGCGCGTGTTGATCTCGTTTGAGACTGCGTGCATGTGTTTCACGGGCAATCCTAACGCACAAAAGTTTACGTGCAATGCACTGCGGGGTATTTCGCCTTTTGAATGAACGACTCTGTTATCTGGTGGAACTCACGTCACCATCATGCATGTCATTGACACTCATCACGAGCATCTCACCGAGAGCCAGGGACTCAGCGATGAGAACGTTTCGGCATGGAGAAAAAAAGTCATTTCATGGTTGCACACTTGTGCATGCGGCCTCCCCCGAATCGAATAGTTATAACAGGATGTGTTGTAGCACACCTGAACGACCGACGCTGTTTTGCCAGGTACCTGAACTGCAGTAGCAGCCACATTCCGCCTGTCCAGCTTTCAAGGTTGAGAATCGCTAGCACCTCCAATATCACCAGCGGTACCTGCGGCAGTCGTTGGAGCATCTGAGTCGTCTCCTGACGTGTCGCCAAGAGGTTCCGAGgtggcggcgtcttccgcggacgcggcctgTCCGGCAGCTCCCGCACCATCACCTGAGGGGGGGCCCTCTGCCAACTCCGAGTCTCCTTGACTGCTGTACTGCAGCGGTGACCGCTGTATTTCTTCTACAAGTTGGGCCATCTCGGGACTGGTCAGCGCCTGCATGGGACTCACCCGTTTGGAGCGCGAATGGTGGATGAAGCCGCGGATCAGGCGTACAACGTACGATGGCGGCGCAACGCCCCGAAACGGCGGTTCCTGTTCTCCTTCGGTGGGTAGGACGTTAATAACCGATATATCCCACAGCTCGAGTAAAACTGACCCGAGGCTCGTGACATCAGTCTCCATGGTCGCGGATGGGCATCTTTTAGCCGCGCGAGTcttcccgctcgcctccttcatGCAACTGAAATCGGCGAGAAACAGACGCCCATCCCTCATCACCAAAAAATTTTGTGCTTGGACATTGCCGTGCACGACTCCTTGACTTTGGAGGTTGGCCACCAGCCGTATTAGTTGATGCGTCAGTTGCAGGCGGGCAGATAAAGCGAAATCGCCATACCGGAAGAAAAGGCGATACAGTGCATCCGTGACTGTCTTCAGGTCCGTATACGCTCTGGGCAGCAACATGAATGCATTCCCAAGCAAGGCCTGCGAGCCCTGGAGAGCGACAGTGAACGTATTCCTGTTAGGAAACTCCATCACATCGCTGGCGACCAAGAATCGAAGACGGTCTTGAGCTTCACTGGGGTCCTTGATTGTGCTGAACATCTCACTTGAGCGACCCTCCCTCATCACATCCTTTTGTGATATCTCAAAAGGTGGGCTGCGTGCCACAGGTGCTTTAACGGCGAACGCCTCTCCCGTGTCCTCGTCGGATGCCGTGAACACCATACTGGAGCCTCCTTCTCCGAACACTGGACcccggcggagccgccgtgTCGCGCGCGTCAACACCGACACCAGTTCCACAACAGTATCCTGTGGCCACAACGTTTCTCCAAGCAAATTGTCCAAATTGGTGTACGCTTGCACGGGGCGTTTGTCTTCCTGGATGACGTCCGATATCTTCGTCAAAAGGTGCTCGGCAATGGCATCTCCTGGTTCTACGCCACGAAACAGCGCCGGGTTGGATTCGAGATCTTGCCCCA is drawn from Besnoitia besnoiti strain Bb-Ger1 chromosome VI, whole genome shotgun sequence and contains these coding sequences:
- a CDS encoding rhoptry protein ROP4 (encoded by transcript BESB_065390) translates to MSRVFGRFRRPRLQGRDSAAEEGVGGLGQDLESNPALFRGVEPGDAIAEHLLTKISDVIQEDKRPVQAYTNLDNLLGETLWPQDTVVELVSVLTRATRRLRRGPVFGEGGSSMVFTASDEDTGEAFAVKAPVARSPPFEISQKDVMREGRSSEMFSTIKDPSEAQDRLRFLVASDVMEFPNRNTFTVALQGSQALLGNAFMLLPRAYTDLKTVTDALYRLFFRYGDFALSARLQLTHQLIRLVANLQSQGVVHGNVQAQNFLVMRDGRLFLADFSCMKEASGKTRAAKRCPSATMETDVTSLGSVLLELWDISVINVLPTEGEQEPPFRGVAPPSYVVRLIRGFIHHSRSKRVSPMQALTSPEMAQLVEEIQRSPLQYSSQGDSELAEGPPSGDGAGAAGQAASAEDAATSEPLGDTSGDDSDAPTTAAGTAGDIGGASDSQP
- a CDS encoding rhoptry protein ROP18 (encoded by transcript BESB_065370); this translates as MSRVFGRFRRPRLQGRDSAAEEGVGGLGQDLESNPALFRGVEPGDAIAEHLLTKISDVIQEDKRPVQAYNNLDNLLGETLWPQDTVVELVSVLTRATRRLRRGPVFGEGGSSMVFTASDEDTGEAFAVKAPVARSPPFEISQKDVMREGRSSEMFSTIKDPSEAQDRLRFLVASDVMEFPNRNTFTVALQGSQALLGNAFMLMPRAYTDLKTVTDALYRLFFRYGDFALSARLQLTHQLIRLVANLQSQGVVHGNVQAQNFLVMRDGRLFLADFSCMKEASGKTRAAKRCPSATMETDVTSLGSVLLELWDISVINVLPTEGEQEPPFRGVAPPSYVVRLIRGFIHHSRSKRVSPMQALTSPEMAQLVEEIQRSPLQYSSQGDSELAEGPPSGDGAGAAGQAASAEDAATSEPLGDTSGDDSDAPTTAAGTAGDIGGASDSQP